Within the Enterobacter bugandensis genome, the region TGAGCGCGAACATCACCTGATTTTTGGCGCTGTTCATCGCTTTCGGGTTACGCAGGACCACGCTGACATCGGCCTTTGGCTCGCTCGCAAAATAACGGCTTGGGGTATACACCACGCGCAGCGTCGGTTCATCAATAATGAGCTCCGGGTGCGGATAATCCTTAGTCGTTTTGATCAGCGAGAAATCATCCGGGATATAGGGGTTCAGCTCCGGCAGCTTCAACGCAATCTCACCGGCCTTCTTCTGCCAGTCGGCGAAGGTCTGGTCGCTGATTTTGTCTACCTGATAAGGGGCATCAACAAAGTATGCCGTCTTGTTATGCGGTTCGTTCGGGCTGATGTACCAGATGCGGGCATTTTGCGGCGTCATCATCGCCAGGCGCGCTTTTACCGCCTCGGCATCATAACGATCGGCAATATTGACCGCGTCGAGCGTGTGCGCCACCGGCACGCGGATCATGGTATCCGCCAGCCACTCCACGTAATCCATATCGCGGGTAATGGACGGGTAACGGAAATCGAGATCCAGCACGTGCGCCAGTTCATCAAAATAGCGCTTATCGACGCCTTTCTCGCGCAGTAAAGAGAGGTAGCTAAAGATAGCCGCCACCACTTCATCACGGTTGGCCTGACCTTTGTCGGTCAGGGTGGCGGAGATCGCCAGCACGCCGCTGTTGCCGTTTACCACGGGATCGGAATCGGCGCGGATCCCTTCCACCAGCCCCTGTTTTTGCAGCCAGTCAGATAAGGTTCCCGGGCTGCGGTTACCAATCAGGTAGGTCACCAGCTCGTCGGTTTTACTGCGAAACTGGGCTGTGTTGTTATCAATGCGGAACTCAACGCGCAGCACTTTGCGGGGCATGGCAGGGACGTAGTGGATGACGATCCCTTTTTGCGCGTCCGTGACAACCGGTACGTCTATCTTCGGCAGGTCAATATTTTTATTCGGCACCCGGCCAAACGTTTGTGCCGCCAGTCCGGCAAGCTCCGGCAACGGTTTGTTGCTGTAAATAACCGCCTTCATCAGGTTGGCGGAGTAGTATTTGTCACGAAACGCATGCAGGGCGTCAATGACCGGGCTTCCAGGTTTATCGCTCAGCGTCTCCAGGTTACCGCCCGAGAAACGTGAGCCCGGATGCGCCGGGTTGATGGTCTCGGCGCTGACCTGCGCCATACGCATACCGTCCCGGGTACGGGCCATGGTCAGCTCCGCGTTGACGGCATTGCGCTCGCGGTCGGCGTATTTTTTATCCAGCAGCGGCGCGGCGATAGCATCGGCAAGACGATCAACCGCCCCTGCCAGCGCGTCATTTTCGACTTCGAGATAAAAGGCCGTGCGGTACGGTGCCGTGCTGGCGTTGTGGCTGCCGCCGTGCATTTTCAGGAATTCAGAAAGGCTATCCGGCTGCGGATATTTTTTAGAGCCCATCAGCGTCATGTGTTCGAGGTAATGCGCCAGCCCCGGATGCGCCTCAGGATCTTCCAGCGATCCAACCGGCACCACTAACGCCGAGAGGGATTTCACCGCCTGCGGATCGGAAACCAGCAGCACGGTCATACCGTTATCGAGGCGGATAGCCTGATACTGACGGGTATCTTTTTCGCTCTTACGGATAGTTTCCTGAACGGGTTGCCAACCGGAGTCTGCCTGAGTGACGGGAGCCCAAAGGGCGACAAACAAAACAAACGCTTTGAACAAGGTGCTGCCTGGCATTACGACCTCTTTATCACGGCTATCCCGTCATACTTCAAGTTGCATGTGCGTCGGCTGCATGCGTTCACCCCAGTCACTTACTCATGTAAGCTCCCGGAGATTCACGCCCTTGCCGCCTTCCTGCAACTCGAATTATTTAGGGCAAACATCATTAACAAACTGCGTGCTGGACACGCCAACATCTCTTTATTTAGGTACATCAGTCCGTGATAAGAAGTGCATCATAAATGAACACCCCATGCTGCGCAATTTTTATACAGCGCTCAGGACTGATTAAACTTAAACAACGGTAACAGGTAGCGCTGTGCCTCTTCCGTAATAGCCTCGAAGTATTCTGGTTCAAGCGTTCGCCATAGACGTTGATACCAGACATCCTCACCTTCACCGCGTACCATCATGTTTCCTTCATAGGCCTGCATAAATTTACTGCGCGCTTTCTGCAGCGAAGCCTCATCCGTTAACATCGCATCATTCTGCGCGTCATAACAGGCTTTTATCCACGCACCGCCACTTTCGGGCAGTAACAGGAGGGGTTTGTTCATTCCCTGAAGATAGCCCTCAATATACAAGGACAGATAGCGTAACGCCTGTTCTGCCTCCATGGGTGGGAAGCGCCATTCGCCCTCTTTGCGCACGAAGATCCGGCTTTCACCTTTATTCCCACCCGCACTGTAGACAAGATGTTCCAGCCAGAGTTGCAATCCTTGTGAAACGCTGAGCAGAGAAGGCCGCCAGCGCAGTAGCCCATCTGGCTGAACCTGGGTTAGCCAGCCCGTGAGCTGTATGCCCTTGCAGCTGAGATCGATTTCGATGCTTTGTCCGGGCTGGCGGTGCTCCCTGACGCGCTCCGCCAGAGCGGTCATCTCCTGGCACTGCGCCTCCCAGACGATTTCCCCAAACGCACCGTAAGGTAGTTGTCCTGCGGCACGGTAGCGGCGGTAAAGTTTGTCTGCATCTTCCTCTTCAACCAGCGCATTAAGCAGCTGGAGGTTTAGCTGATAGCGCTCCAGCCCTTCCAGAGTAAAGGGTTCTGCATCAGGAATTTCGCTCTCTTCAGAGCGGAAGTTGACCTGTAATCGCTGCTGGAAGAAGGCGCGCACCGGATGCGCCCAAAACCGCTGAAGCTGTTCGAAAGTCAAAGTATTAATGGGCAGCGGATCAAGCGGCTGAATAAAATCCGTATGGGCTCTCCCCTCTTTTTTCGCTGCTGGCAGCCATTCGCGGGCATAGCTCTGCTGTTCGCTGACAATATAGTTTACCGGGTCAAACGGCATGCGGCTGTGGATACAGGTAATGTGCGCCTTTACCCGCTGCTCGCTTTCATCGCAGTTAAGCGCCTCATCCCCAGCCAGATAGTGGCTCTGGCCGATATAGTCCACCAGTTCCTGCACCAGAACGGAGGGGAAGCGCTCGCTGTTGTCCTGAATGGAACGACCGATATAGCTCATATAGAGCTTACTTTGAGCGGAGATGAGCGCTTCAAGGAAGAGATAGCGGTCATCATCACGACGGCTACGGTCACCCCGCTTTGGATCTGCGTTCATCAAATCGAACCCCAGCGGTGCCAGGGCCCGAGGATAAATACCGTCGTTCATGCCGAGCAGGCAGACCACCTTAAAGGGAATTGAGCGCATTGGCATCAGGGTACAGATATTGATGGGGCCTGCCAGGAAACGCTGGCTGATTCGCTCCTGGTCAAGGCGCTGCGTCAACTCATCTCTCAGCAGCGACAAAGGAATCGCTTCGCGATAGTGGGAATTCACGCCCTCGTCAACGATAGCCTGCCACTGCGTTTCAATGAGCGCCATCGCCGCTTCGGTGTCGTTGTCTGGCAGGAAGAAATCATTAAGTAACGCCCTGCACACCGGGAGCCACTCTTCAAGAGGACGCGGCTGCATTAGCTCACGGCGCCAGCGGTTAAGCTGCATCAGCAGAGAAGCTAAATGCCCTACCAGGTCAGCAATCAAACCGCTGGACTCATCGTAAGGAAGCACTTCGTTCCACTCGCCCTGGCTGCTCTCCATGGCGTAGCCCAGCAGCATACGCGTCAGGCCAAACCGCCAGGTATGCTGGCCGGTTGGGGGAAGCTCGAACTCCTGAACGTTATCGTCATCGATGCCCCAGCGAACGCCTGATTCGTTTACCCACTGGCGAAGGTAGCGCAGCCCTTCTTCATTGATGTTGAAGCGGGCTGCCAGCACGGGAACATCCAGTAACGCCAGAACATCTTCGGAGATAAACCGGCTATCCGGCAGTGAAAGCAGGGTGATAAATGCCTGCAATGCCGGGTGCGACTGACGGGCACGACGGTCAGAGATGGCGTAAGGCAGATATCGCTCACCCGTCGCACTGCCGAAGACGGCCTGAATAAAGGGACTGTAGCTGTCGATGTCCGCCACCATCACCACGATATCGCGCGGCGTCAGTTCAGGGTCGTCCTGCAGCATCGCCAGCAGTCGATCGTGAAGCACTTCGACCTCACGCTGCGGGCTATGACAAACATGGATCGTGATACTGCGATCCTCAGCGTCCAGCTTCCGCTTGCTGTCGCTGCGCTCAAACTCTTTCGCCGTCACGCCCATGACGGCGCGGTTCTCCAGATCCAGAATATCTAACTGAATATTATGCAGCAGACTATCCGGGGCGATCTCGACAAAGGCGTCAACGTCACCTTCGCCTGATGACGTAATATCGGAGAGCATGTGAATGTAATCACGCCCCAGCTTCCCCCATGAGGCAAGCAGTGGATTGGGCAGGTTCTGGATGCCGTCTTCATCAAAAAGCTGCCCGGCAGTCGAGCCGTCTTTAAACAGCGGGACGGATCGTTCTTCAAAAAGGCGCTTTCGCTGGCGAGTCACCAGCCGCGCAAGCCAACGTTCGTCGAGGATATCCCCCCAATACTGTCGGCAAGGGTTGGTGAACAAAATATGAATATCGATATGTTTACCCAGCGCATTCAACGCTTTCAGATAAACAGGCGGTAATGCGGATATCCCACAGATAAAAACGCGTGACGGCAGTCGGGCTGGACGCGCCGACGCATTCTCGAGTATTGAGATAAACCGATCGTAGAGGTTGGCACGGTGCCACTTAGGCTGCCCAAGTTTCTCCGTATGCTCGACCAGCGCTTTCCAAAGCGGTGCCTGCCATATTTGCGCCTCCGGTAACCCTTCAACCAGTTCGCCCGCTTCCCAGCGAATTAACCAGTCAGAACGGTAAACAAGATATTGGTCGTAGAGATCGGCGGTGCGCGACGCCAGCTGGAACAGCTTGCGCTTATCGGTATCATCATTGAGGTAGTGGCGCAGCATGGCGAATTCATCGTGCTGGAGCATTTCCGGCAGCAGCGCCATCAGCTTCCAGCTCATGCCCTGCTTGTTGAAGGCGCTCTGCTCGGGGATGTCCGGTAACACGCGAACAAACATCTCCCAGATAAAGCTCGCGGGCAGCGGGAAATCAATATTCGCGGCAATGCCAAACTTACGGGAAAGCGACATTTGCAGCCACTGTGCCATACCGGTGCTCTGCACCAGCACCATTTCAGGCTCAAAAGGATCGTCGAGCCGCTCGCGCTCAACGATAAATTCCATCAGTGCTTCCAGCACATCCAGACGATTTGAGTGGTAGACCCTTAACATAGACGCTCCCGACTACTGGCTAACCGGGCAATGCAGACGCGTTATTTCACCGCGTCGCCCCAGAGGAGAAATAAGTGTAACCGTGATGCTGACACATCCTGCGTGCGTTGTCTGCACCCGACTGGCCTGCCAGCCTGCGGGCAGAACATTTGTTGAGAGCTGAGCCTGATTCCAGGCGTGGTGCCAGAGCTGACGATACTGGTTAAACAGCGTAAACCGCGCCGCCAGCGCCCGATGATAGCCGGCCAGTGCCGTGACGATGATGACCAGCAGCATCATCGCCAGCAGGACCTCAACCATGCTAAATCCTTTTTCTTTGCTTACGGCAGCTGGCATAGCGAACGTTCCTTTAGCGGGCAAAAATCACTCCAGCCGTGAGGCGAAAAGCGAATATTACCGTCAATAATCTCTCCTGAACGCCAGAGTAGCAGGTCGTTGACTCCGGCAATCAGTAAAACAGTGGTCTCACTCAGCCGCCGCAAACACACTTGCCAGGCGGGTGCCTTTTTGCACTGGACTTCAGGATCGGGTGACCAGCTCTGAACGCGTCCCCACTCAAGCGCTGACTGTACAGAAGCCTGCTGCTGCAGCGAACGGCTCTCTCCGCCAACGAGCGCGCTGAACGTTGTCAGCTGCTGGTTAAGGCCGGTGAGGATCAGCGTACCAAGTACCAGTAAAAGTAGAACCAGCGCCAGCGAAGACATACCGCGTTGACGGTTCACAGGTTGTACCCCGTGACCGTATACAAAGCCTGATAAGGCTCTCCTTGATCGCCGTTGCGCAGGGCGGACAGTTCGATATTCAGCTCCGGCGCAAACCCGGCGTGTGTTACTTTCCTCACCACAAAATGCGCGATGGCGAGCCTGTCCGGGTCCGTGAGCTTTTCCCATCCCTGACCTTCACACGAGGTTGCCCCACGAAGCGTTTCCAGCGCGCCCGATTCCAGACGAAAACCGGTGCTGTCGTTTTCTGATGCACTGCGATCCCAACGACCGTTACTGTTGGCATCCCACCGAACAATGACGCAGCT harbors:
- a CDS encoding prepilin peptidase-dependent protein, with translation MSMRQRGFSLTEVLIATAISSLLLIGASRFLPGLHQAVLLQSGQRELEEEVWQRLFALGKQLQRAGYCAGNCQGQGLAIARQGSCVIVRWDANSNGRWDRSASENDSTGFRLESGALETLRGATSCEGQGWEKLTDPDRLAIAHFVVRKVTHAGFAPELNIELSALRNGDQGEPYQALYTVTGYNL
- the recC gene encoding exodeoxyribonuclease V subunit gamma yields the protein MLRVYHSNRLDVLEALMEFIVERERLDDPFEPEMVLVQSTGMAQWLQMSLSRKFGIAANIDFPLPASFIWEMFVRVLPDIPEQSAFNKQGMSWKLMALLPEMLQHDEFAMLRHYLNDDTDKRKLFQLASRTADLYDQYLVYRSDWLIRWEAGELVEGLPEAQIWQAPLWKALVEHTEKLGQPKWHRANLYDRFISILENASARPARLPSRVFICGISALPPVYLKALNALGKHIDIHILFTNPCRQYWGDILDERWLARLVTRQRKRLFEERSVPLFKDGSTAGQLFDEDGIQNLPNPLLASWGKLGRDYIHMLSDITSSGEGDVDAFVEIAPDSLLHNIQLDILDLENRAVMGVTAKEFERSDSKRKLDAEDRSITIHVCHSPQREVEVLHDRLLAMLQDDPELTPRDIVVMVADIDSYSPFIQAVFGSATGERYLPYAISDRRARQSHPALQAFITLLSLPDSRFISEDVLALLDVPVLAARFNINEEGLRYLRQWVNESGVRWGIDDDNVQEFELPPTGQHTWRFGLTRMLLGYAMESSQGEWNEVLPYDESSGLIADLVGHLASLLMQLNRWRRELMQPRPLEEWLPVCRALLNDFFLPDNDTEAAMALIETQWQAIVDEGVNSHYREAIPLSLLRDELTQRLDQERISQRFLAGPINICTLMPMRSIPFKVVCLLGMNDGIYPRALAPLGFDLMNADPKRGDRSRRDDDRYLFLEALISAQSKLYMSYIGRSIQDNSERFPSVLVQELVDYIGQSHYLAGDEALNCDESEQRVKAHITCIHSRMPFDPVNYIVSEQQSYAREWLPAAKKEGRAHTDFIQPLDPLPINTLTFEQLQRFWAHPVRAFFQQRLQVNFRSEESEIPDAEPFTLEGLERYQLNLQLLNALVEEEDADKLYRRYRAAGQLPYGAFGEIVWEAQCQEMTALAERVREHRQPGQSIEIDLSCKGIQLTGWLTQVQPDGLLRWRPSLLSVSQGLQLWLEHLVYSAGGNKGESRIFVRKEGEWRFPPMEAEQALRYLSLYIEGYLQGMNKPLLLLPESGGAWIKACYDAQNDAMLTDEASLQKARSKFMQAYEGNMMVRGEGEDVWYQRLWRTLEPEYFEAITEEAQRYLLPLFKFNQS
- a CDS encoding DUF2509 family protein, whose translation is MNRQRGMSSLALVLLLLVLGTLILTGLNQQLTTFSALVGGESRSLQQQASVQSALEWGRVQSWSPDPEVQCKKAPAWQVCLRRLSETTVLLIAGVNDLLLWRSGEIIDGNIRFSPHGWSDFCPLKERSLCQLP
- a CDS encoding prepilin-type N-terminal cleavage/methylation domain-containing protein: MPAAVSKEKGFSMVEVLLAMMLLVIIVTALAGYHRALAARFTLFNQYRQLWHHAWNQAQLSTNVLPAGWQASRVQTTHAGCVSITVTLISPLGRRGEITRLHCPVSQ
- the ptrA gene encoding pitrilysin, whose translation is MPGSTLFKAFVLFVALWAPVTQADSGWQPVQETIRKSEKDTRQYQAIRLDNGMTVLLVSDPQAVKSLSALVVPVGSLEDPEAHPGLAHYLEHMTLMGSKKYPQPDSLSEFLKMHGGSHNASTAPYRTAFYLEVENDALAGAVDRLADAIAAPLLDKKYADRERNAVNAELTMARTRDGMRMAQVSAETINPAHPGSRFSGGNLETLSDKPGSPVIDALHAFRDKYYSANLMKAVIYSNKPLPELAGLAAQTFGRVPNKNIDLPKIDVPVVTDAQKGIVIHYVPAMPRKVLRVEFRIDNNTAQFRSKTDELVTYLIGNRSPGTLSDWLQKQGLVEGIRADSDPVVNGNSGVLAISATLTDKGQANRDEVVAAIFSYLSLLREKGVDKRYFDELAHVLDLDFRYPSITRDMDYVEWLADTMIRVPVAHTLDAVNIADRYDAEAVKARLAMMTPQNARIWYISPNEPHNKTAYFVDAPYQVDKISDQTFADWQKKAGEIALKLPELNPYIPDDFSLIKTTKDYPHPELIIDEPTLRVVYTPSRYFASEPKADVSVVLRNPKAMNSAKNQVMFALNDYLAGIALDQLSNQAAVGGISFSTNANNGLMLNANGYTQRLPQLFKALLEGYFSYTPTEEQLEQAKSWYAQMMDSAEKGKAYDQALMPAQMLSQIPYFQREERRALLPSISLKEVLAYRDSLKTNTRPEFLIVGNMSEDQAKTLAENVRTQLGSKGDEWCRNQDVLVEKKQNVIFEKAGSSTDSALAAVFVPTGYDEFASSAQSAVLGQIIQPWFYNQLRTEEQLGYAVFAFSMNVGRQWGLGFLLQSSDKQPAYLWRRYQAFFPQVEAKLRAMKPEEFAQIQQAVIAQVMQPPQTLGEEASQLSKDFDRGNLKFDSRDKVVAEIKQLTPQKAADFFHQAVIKPQGITILSQVSGSQNGKTDYVNPKGWKVWKSVSALQQSMPWSKKE